The following coding sequences lie in one Candidatus Alcyoniella australis genomic window:
- a CDS encoding NosD domain-containing protein, whose translation MIIIAASGVTLIGEGVTLQGNGRGVAIKLAGRLHDVTVGGFTILDYYNSVECYGHFSDILLHQMTIKGSRNMHLQVTPSQDGLENHRIVIEDIVAKNSFNTGIACRSCFDSVVRRISSSNENADVMESNLMLFGGARNLIEINSVYTRNESGCNAIWISKSDNNIIQNNEMNLGNKDGSHFYGSSHNIFRGNRIVLNKNSQNSVEILDAKSSGNEFYGNELHVGMFKDRSDVGSIFCVGGVGNEYLDGAYYGGPDPHHGTCP comes from the coding sequence GTGATTATCATCGCCGCCTCGGGCGTCACCCTGATCGGCGAGGGCGTTACCCTCCAGGGGAACGGCAGGGGGGTGGCGATCAAGCTGGCGGGCCGACTTCACGACGTAACGGTCGGCGGATTCACTATTCTGGATTATTACAACAGCGTTGAATGTTATGGTCATTTCAGCGACATCCTGCTCCACCAGATGACGATTAAGGGATCGCGCAATATGCACCTTCAGGTCACACCCTCGCAGGACGGTCTGGAGAACCACAGGATCGTGATCGAGGATATTGTCGCCAAGAATTCGTTCAATACCGGCATCGCATGCAGGTCCTGCTTTGATTCGGTGGTGCGGAGAATTTCTTCATCAAACGAGAATGCGGATGTCATGGAATCCAACCTGATGCTGTTTGGTGGTGCCCGCAATCTGATCGAGATTAACTCCGTCTACACGCGGAACGAGAGCGGCTGCAACGCTATCTGGATAAGTAAATCCGACAATAACATCATTCAAAACAACGAGATGAACCTGGGCAACAAGGACGGCAGCCACTTTTACGGCTCATCGCATAACATTTTTCGGGGCAATAGAATCGTACTTAATAAAAATTCCCAGAATTCCGTGGAGATACTCGATGCCAAGTCGAGTGGCAATGAATTTTATGGCAATGAACTACACGTCGGCATGTTTAAAGACAGGTCTGATGTGGGATCGATCTTCTGTGTGGGCGGTGTTGGCAACGAGTACCTCGACGGAGCTTACTACGGCGGCCCTGATCCCCATCACGGAACCTGTCCGTGA
- a CDS encoding type II toxin-antitoxin system death-on-curing family toxin — translation MNPEFLDLEDALEIHTLQLSRFGGSTGLRDRGLLESALAQPQAVFESAFLHADIFEMAAAYLFHIVRNHPFVDGNKRTGLLCALVFLEINGVQVSAEESEYERLTLATAEGQMDKPTLAEFFRTHSRQ, via the coding sequence ATGAACCCGGAGTTTCTTGACCTGGAGGACGCGCTGGAGATCCATACCCTCCAGCTCTCGCGCTTCGGCGGCTCCACAGGCCTGCGGGATCGCGGGTTGCTGGAGTCCGCGCTGGCCCAGCCACAGGCGGTCTTTGAAAGCGCCTTCTTGCACGCGGACATCTTCGAGATGGCAGCGGCCTATCTCTTTCACATTGTCCGCAACCATCCCTTCGTGGACGGCAACAAGCGTACCGGGCTGCTGTGCGCGCTGGTTTTTCTCGAGATCAATGGGGTCCAGGTTTCTGCCGAGGAATCCGAGTACGAGCGCCTGACCCTGGCGACGGCAGAGGGCCAGATGGACAAGCCGACCCTGGCCGAGTTCTTCCGCACCCATTCCCGGCAGTAA
- a CDS encoding AbrB/MazE/SpoVT family DNA-binding domain-containing protein, with the protein MVKTLIRHGNSLALVIDRPILDLLKIEPDTPLEITTDGEGLHVRPARGNDHKSRVRKATKRMMKTHEQTLRNLAK; encoded by the coding sequence ATGGTCAAGACCCTGATCAGGCACGGCAACAGTCTCGCGTTGGTGATCGACCGGCCGATCCTCGATCTGCTCAAGATCGAACCGGACACGCCCCTTGAGATCACAACGGACGGCGAGGGGCTTCACGTGCGGCCGGCGCGCGGGAATGACCACAAATCGCGCGTCCGCAAGGCGACCAAGCGGATGATGAAGACCCACGAGCAGACGCTTCGCAACCTCGCTAAATGA
- a CDS encoding carboxymuconolactone decarboxylase family protein yields MKQMMGMSLLPADQKISKQLNEKICLAVSGVNNCRYCSWLHTKTALEKGLAEEEVRALLATEFEDLDPEDATVVLYAQHWSDCDGQVTSGARNRMLDKYGSQRTAAIEAQICAVYFGNLCSNTVFAYRQGQVDTKWRPTTLLTYLLSLPVAIGIMGMAGLKEP; encoded by the coding sequence GATGATGGGGATGAGCCTGCTGCCTGCGGACCAAAAGATCTCGAAACAGCTAAACGAGAAGATCTGTCTGGCCGTCAGCGGCGTGAACAATTGCCGCTACTGTAGCTGGCTGCACACCAAGACGGCCTTGGAAAAGGGCTTGGCCGAAGAGGAGGTGCGCGCGCTGCTGGCCACGGAGTTCGAGGATCTGGACCCCGAAGACGCTACGGTCGTGCTCTACGCCCAGCACTGGTCCGACTGCGACGGCCAGGTGACATCGGGCGCCAGGAACAGAATGCTGGACAAATACGGTTCCCAACGAACCGCTGCCATCGAGGCTCAGATCTGCGCCGTCTACTTCGGCAACCTGTGCTCGAACACGGTTTTCGCTTATCGACAGGGCCAAGTCGACACCAAGTGGCGTCCGACAACACTTCTGACCTACTTGCTTTCCCTTCCCGTGGCCATCGGCATCATGGGGATGGCCGGACTTAAAGAACCTTAA